The following are from one region of the Sandaracinus amylolyticus genome:
- a CDS encoding NIF family HAD-type phosphatase: protein MPRFEKLLVLDLDETLVHAREDALERPADHVLFGYHVYERPGVRTFLEHVLERFHVGVWTSSGERYANGVVSMLFGDRSRLRFVLARDRCVPHRDLETFETVYLKDIRKLRGLGFAKEAILFVDDSPEKIARSYGNLVRVRPFEGDPDDDELPALAAYLDELGAVPDVRAVEKRGWRRRAQ from the coding sequence GTGCCGCGCTTCGAGAAGCTGCTCGTGCTCGATCTCGACGAGACGCTCGTGCATGCGCGCGAGGACGCGCTCGAGCGGCCCGCCGATCACGTGCTCTTCGGGTATCACGTGTACGAGCGGCCGGGGGTGCGCACGTTCCTCGAGCACGTGCTCGAGCGGTTCCACGTCGGCGTGTGGACCAGCTCGGGCGAGCGCTATGCGAACGGCGTCGTGTCGATGCTGTTCGGCGATCGCTCGCGGCTGCGCTTCGTGCTCGCGCGCGATCGATGCGTGCCGCACCGCGACCTCGAGACCTTCGAGACCGTGTACCTCAAGGACATCCGCAAGCTGCGCGGCCTCGGGTTCGCGAAGGAGGCGATCCTCTTCGTCGACGACTCGCCGGAGAAGATCGCGCGCAGCTACGGCAACCTGGTGCGGGTGCGGCCCTTCGAGGGCGATCCCGACGACGACGAGCTCCCCGCGCTCGCGGCGTACCTCGACGAGCTCGGTGCAGTGCCCGACGTGCGCGCCGTCGAGAAGCGCGGCTGGCGACGTCGCGCGCAGTGA
- a CDS encoding HEAT repeat domain-containing protein yields the protein MAKSPIDEIAQLLTHEAPERRIAAAIVLGELKARGPEVIKGLVAMLETGAPPLQRPALEALARIGAPRALPAMLPLAGARDPDVRRLAIDAIVACGEEVVEQVKARVPTAQGEERKALDAILARFGDRKDAVNTLLANLEAADPEVARAVALQVRPRIKDADAKTRRMWLSEVTRILEKMKKSPPVSPIPIATAVKILGYLERDEGTEILLEYARDPRAPFAVRQEALIALRYVIAKDEARTADVIDAMVDAAEADDRMLAQAAIMGLAAVELPAKHAGRIARLAAHPDPERARIAIEKLSRQPGGEVTKALVEVVAKADRRRGELAAKALETRDDAGPALATALAAETDADRANTLRYALRPHTKKLPPAARKKLVEAALARLSSGEGWQAHADVARDADSKSFAEGLRELVAKLKRSRNKESELRIALGLLARTEHASDDDRYALASLALRASHLDTRPAMRSGDEGLTQLEALADRGFDVGAALKKDKALELEHLYYAGFHFAEAGHPLGEELLTHVMKQAGRTKIGKAAKNKLGLASAGEG from the coding sequence ATGGCCAAGTCGCCGATCGACGAGATCGCTCAGCTGCTCACGCACGAAGCGCCGGAGCGCCGCATCGCCGCGGCGATCGTGCTCGGTGAGCTGAAGGCGCGCGGGCCCGAGGTGATCAAAGGGCTCGTCGCGATGCTCGAGACCGGCGCGCCGCCGCTGCAGCGCCCTGCCCTCGAGGCGCTCGCCCGCATCGGCGCGCCGCGCGCGCTGCCCGCGATGTTGCCGCTCGCCGGCGCGCGCGATCCCGACGTGCGGCGCCTCGCGATCGACGCGATCGTCGCGTGCGGCGAGGAGGTCGTCGAGCAGGTGAAGGCGCGGGTGCCCACCGCGCAGGGCGAAGAGCGCAAGGCGCTCGATGCGATCCTCGCGCGCTTCGGCGATCGCAAGGACGCGGTGAACACGCTGCTCGCGAACCTCGAGGCCGCCGATCCCGAGGTCGCGCGCGCCGTCGCCCTGCAGGTGCGGCCGCGCATCAAGGACGCCGACGCGAAGACGCGGCGCATGTGGCTCTCCGAGGTCACGCGCATCCTCGAGAAGATGAAGAAGAGCCCGCCGGTCTCGCCGATCCCGATCGCGACCGCGGTGAAGATCCTCGGCTACCTCGAGCGCGACGAGGGCACCGAGATCCTGCTCGAGTACGCGCGCGATCCCCGCGCGCCGTTCGCGGTGCGGCAGGAAGCGCTGATCGCGCTGCGGTACGTGATCGCGAAGGACGAGGCGCGCACCGCCGACGTGATCGACGCGATGGTCGACGCCGCGGAGGCCGACGATCGCATGCTCGCGCAGGCGGCGATCATGGGGCTCGCCGCGGTGGAGCTGCCCGCGAAGCACGCGGGACGCATCGCGCGGCTCGCGGCGCACCCCGATCCCGAGCGCGCGCGCATCGCGATCGAGAAGCTCTCGAGGCAGCCCGGCGGCGAGGTGACGAAGGCGCTGGTCGAGGTGGTCGCGAAGGCGGATCGACGACGCGGCGAGCTCGCGGCAAAGGCGCTCGAGACGCGCGACGACGCGGGCCCCGCGCTCGCGACCGCGCTCGCGGCGGAGACCGACGCCGATCGCGCGAACACCCTGCGCTACGCGCTGCGCCCCCACACCAAGAAGCTGCCGCCCGCGGCGCGCAAGAAGCTGGTCGAGGCGGCGCTGGCGCGGCTCTCGAGCGGCGAGGGATGGCAGGCCCACGCCGACGTCGCGCGCGACGCCGACAGCAAGTCGTTCGCCGAGGGGCTGCGCGAGCTGGTCGCGAAGCTCAAGCGCAGCAGGAACAAGGAGAGCGAGCTGCGCATCGCGCTCGGTCTCCTGGCGCGCACCGAGCACGCGAGCGACGACGATCGTTACGCGCTCGCCTCGCTCGCGCTGCGCGCCTCGCACCTCGACACCCGCCCCGCGATGCGCAGCGGCGACGAGGGGCTCACCCAGCTCGAGGCGCTCGCGGATCGCGGCTTCGACGTCGGCGCGGCGCTCAAGAAGGACAAGGCGCTCGAGCTGGAGCACCTCTACTACGCCGGCTTCCACTTCGCCGAGGCGGGCCATCCGCTCGGCGAAGAGCTGCTCACGCACGTGATGAAGCAGGCCGGTCGCACGAAGATCGGCAAGGCCGCGAAGAACAAGCTCGGGCTCGCGAGCGCAGGCGAGGGGTGA
- a CDS encoding glycosyltransferase family 39 protein — protein sequence MLARRSMLDLASTRARWALRGVVIASVLVAVALLVDAITPARGRGLVQRTWRPRGEVCAEPPGDASREVVRDAVVLPRERARRCITWSAAFVTRFRTPVRFEIETNRAFVLRVEGDEVLRAPDGAIEVHAHEIDLARGAHPIELALAAPTGPGSYLRVRTLLMNGARPWGSRPVDLDEWHVSASSDPGPRTAARTIAFALALIVALSGLVIARRRSIPTWLSDALIVFVLTSLYFVPRALSAGFSIDELAYVKAGENYVANLLAGDFETAAWRWNMEHPPVAKWVYGWGALLGGWSGARATAALCGALAVALIAIAGRVLVSRRVGLLAAALLVCTPHYAGLMRTCTLEAVTCLVWAALLVVLALWVRDAGIGDHVARRAHQPRERVLRALAGALPIVGTFARATSVWSGPLSLLAACLVSRRRGQGGLWIPWEMIAGGLLAVLIVYAGWPWLWPDPREQFGHAVRHFTDYLPLEWYRGHLHHPGRGYFTHAFLATTPELHLIAGALGAIVLARRSPSSALLVVAAFLLPFAQSLSHVRQDLSRYVITAWLGLALLAAIGTDALGVLLAKRNERARLVPALVVIFVATFGLLRAEPHPRTYFAPWTGGAPHVAETRAFEIADWCEGLEDATAHVNAHAGQGERVEYRTSCRDLHDPLRDDLIEHRGAGAQWVISQRFAYELDQHEPALASCTIAHDTVSSGVVVARVWDCR from the coding sequence ATGCTCGCGCGCCGGTCGATGCTGGATCTCGCGAGCACACGCGCACGCTGGGCGCTCCGGGGCGTCGTGATCGCGTCGGTCCTCGTCGCGGTGGCGCTGCTCGTCGATGCGATCACACCGGCGCGCGGTCGCGGGCTCGTGCAGCGCACGTGGCGTCCTCGCGGCGAGGTCTGCGCAGAGCCGCCCGGCGATGCATCGCGCGAGGTGGTGCGCGACGCGGTGGTGCTCCCGCGCGAGCGCGCGCGGCGGTGCATCACGTGGAGCGCGGCGTTCGTCACGCGCTTCCGCACCCCGGTGCGCTTCGAGATCGAGACGAACCGCGCATTCGTGCTGCGCGTCGAAGGCGACGAGGTGCTGCGCGCGCCCGATGGCGCGATCGAGGTGCACGCGCACGAGATCGATCTCGCGCGCGGCGCGCACCCGATCGAGCTCGCGCTCGCCGCGCCCACCGGGCCGGGGTCGTACCTCCGGGTGCGCACGCTCCTGATGAACGGCGCGCGTCCCTGGGGCTCGCGTCCCGTCGATCTCGACGAGTGGCACGTCTCGGCGTCGAGCGATCCCGGGCCCCGCACCGCCGCGCGCACGATCGCGTTCGCGCTCGCGCTGATCGTCGCGCTCTCCGGGCTCGTGATCGCGCGGCGGCGATCGATCCCGACCTGGCTCTCCGACGCGCTGATCGTCTTCGTCCTCACGAGCCTGTACTTCGTCCCTCGCGCGCTCTCCGCGGGGTTCTCGATCGACGAGCTCGCGTACGTGAAGGCCGGCGAGAACTACGTCGCGAACCTCCTCGCGGGCGACTTCGAGACCGCGGCGTGGCGCTGGAACATGGAGCACCCGCCGGTCGCGAAGTGGGTGTACGGCTGGGGCGCGCTGCTCGGTGGATGGAGCGGCGCGCGCGCGACCGCCGCTCTCTGTGGCGCGCTCGCGGTCGCGCTGATCGCGATCGCAGGACGCGTCCTCGTCTCGCGCCGCGTCGGCCTGCTCGCGGCCGCGCTGCTCGTGTGCACGCCGCACTACGCGGGGCTGATGCGCACCTGCACGCTCGAGGCGGTCACGTGCCTGGTCTGGGCCGCGCTGCTCGTCGTGCTCGCGCTCTGGGTGCGCGACGCGGGCATCGGCGATCACGTCGCGCGTCGCGCCCACCAGCCGCGCGAGCGCGTGCTGCGTGCGCTCGCGGGCGCGCTGCCGATCGTCGGCACGTTCGCGCGCGCGACCTCGGTGTGGTCGGGCCCGCTCTCGCTGCTCGCGGCGTGTTTGGTGTCGCGCCGTCGCGGCCAGGGCGGGCTGTGGATCCCCTGGGAGATGATCGCGGGCGGCCTGCTCGCGGTGCTGATCGTCTACGCGGGATGGCCCTGGCTCTGGCCCGATCCGCGCGAGCAATTCGGGCACGCGGTGCGGCACTTCACCGACTATCTGCCGCTCGAGTGGTACCGCGGGCATCTCCATCACCCGGGCCGCGGCTACTTCACCCACGCGTTCCTCGCGACCACCCCCGAGCTCCATCTGATCGCGGGCGCGCTCGGCGCGATCGTGCTCGCGCGACGCTCGCCCTCGTCGGCGCTGCTCGTCGTCGCGGCGTTCCTCCTGCCCTTCGCGCAGAGCCTCTCGCACGTGCGCCAGGACCTCTCGCGCTACGTGATCACCGCGTGGCTCGGCCTCGCGCTGCTCGCCGCGATCGGCACCGACGCGCTCGGCGTGCTGCTCGCGAAGCGGAACGAGCGCGCGCGTCTCGTGCCCGCGCTCGTCGTGATCTTCGTCGCGACGTTCGGCCTGCTTCGCGCCGAGCCCCATCCCCGCACCTACTTCGCGCCGTGGACCGGCGGTGCGCCGCACGTCGCGGAAACGCGCGCGTTCGAGATCGCCGACTGGTGCGAGGGCCTCGAGGACGCGACCGCGCACGTGAACGCGCACGCCGGGCAGGGCGAGCGCGTCGAGTACCGCACGAGCTGTCGCGACCTCCACGATCCGCTGCGCGACGATCTGATCGAGCATCGCGGCGCGGGCGCGCAGTGGGTGATCTCGCAGCGCTTCGCCTACGAGCTCGACCAGCACGAGCCCGCGCTCGCGTCGTGCACGATCGCGCACGACACCGTGTCCTCCGGTGTCGTCGTCGCGCGCGTCTGGGACTGCCGCTGA
- a CDS encoding vWA domain-containing protein, giving the protein MSVRLFPLPPCAVALSLITLLASGCDCAGERSPRRGAGDGGQQIPDDDGGGEPRDGGPHDECGDGLDDDRDGRVDEDCQCTPGTQQRCFAGDPELAGEGACAWGVQDCASGLEFGTWDLCVGSGAPSDERCNGVDDDCDGETDEGCECPEDAVRPCYSGPAGTAEVGLCANGIERCELIDGGSRWSGECLGESLPATEVCDATFDEDCDGVIDEGCDCSAGDTRSCYGGPAGTRDVGLCRAGTQTCTVTGGIAGWGACVGTTLPSAETCTGGRDEDCDGAIDCADLECDTHAACCTPFDDTVSIVPVDAEILFVVDRSGSMDWLEETGTQTRWQALTTAMNAVLPSITDLPLGMLTFPLRDPAGGNELRSCMVAASPEIPIAVGTGSTISARLVYADPRAGDTPTPAAIATARSYLAANPSTRPRFVVLATDGLPEPNCGATVASTVSAITSLRVDLGVETFVLGFVGPDGSGSAAGIPALRDALNMMADAGGRPRMGAGTLRYYEAVDAPAFERALRAILAAATDCAVDLSSAPPRPGSVVVRRDAVVVPASGYTLTGTRLELLGTHCDAIRSGAVSTISVTDSCGG; this is encoded by the coding sequence ATGTCCGTTCGGCTGTTTCCTCTTCCTCCATGCGCGGTCGCGCTCTCTCTGATCACCCTGCTCGCGAGCGGCTGCGACTGCGCCGGTGAGCGCTCCCCGCGACGCGGCGCCGGTGACGGCGGCCAGCAGATCCCCGACGACGACGGCGGCGGCGAGCCGCGCGACGGCGGCCCGCACGACGAGTGCGGCGACGGGCTCGACGACGATCGCGACGGGCGCGTCGACGAAGACTGCCAGTGCACGCCCGGCACGCAGCAGCGCTGCTTCGCCGGCGACCCCGAGCTCGCGGGCGAGGGCGCGTGCGCGTGGGGCGTCCAGGACTGCGCGAGCGGCCTCGAGTTCGGCACGTGGGATCTCTGCGTCGGCTCGGGCGCGCCGAGCGACGAGCGCTGCAACGGCGTCGACGACGACTGCGACGGCGAGACCGACGAGGGCTGCGAGTGCCCCGAGGACGCAGTGCGTCCTTGTTACTCCGGCCCCGCCGGCACCGCGGAGGTCGGCCTCTGCGCGAACGGCATCGAGCGTTGCGAGCTGATCGACGGCGGCTCGCGCTGGAGCGGCGAGTGCCTCGGCGAGTCGCTGCCGGCCACCGAGGTCTGCGACGCGACGTTCGACGAGGACTGCGACGGAGTGATCGACGAGGGCTGCGACTGCAGCGCCGGCGACACCCGCAGCTGCTACGGCGGCCCCGCGGGGACGCGCGACGTCGGCCTCTGCCGCGCCGGCACCCAGACCTGCACCGTGACCGGCGGCATCGCGGGCTGGGGCGCGTGCGTGGGCACGACCTTGCCGAGCGCCGAGACCTGCACCGGCGGTCGCGACGAGGACTGCGACGGAGCCATCGACTGCGCCGACCTCGAGTGCGACACCCACGCGGCGTGCTGCACGCCCTTCGACGACACCGTCTCGATCGTGCCGGTGGACGCCGAGATCCTGTTCGTCGTCGATCGCTCGGGCAGCATGGACTGGCTCGAGGAGACCGGGACCCAGACCCGCTGGCAGGCGCTCACGACCGCGATGAACGCGGTGCTCCCGTCGATCACCGATCTCCCGCTCGGCATGCTCACGTTCCCGCTGCGCGATCCCGCGGGCGGCAACGAGCTGCGCAGCTGCATGGTCGCGGCGTCGCCCGAGATCCCGATCGCGGTGGGCACCGGGTCGACCATCAGCGCCCGCCTCGTCTACGCCGATCCGCGCGCCGGCGACACGCCGACGCCGGCGGCGATCGCGACCGCGCGCAGCTACCTCGCGGCGAACCCGAGCACGCGCCCGCGCTTCGTCGTGCTCGCGACCGACGGCCTGCCCGAGCCCAACTGCGGCGCGACCGTCGCGTCGACGGTGAGCGCGATCACGAGCCTGCGCGTCGACCTCGGGGTCGAGACGTTCGTGCTCGGCTTCGTCGGCCCCGACGGCAGCGGGAGCGCGGCGGGCATTCCCGCGCTGCGCGACGCGCTGAACATGATGGCCGACGCGGGCGGCCGGCCGCGCATGGGCGCGGGCACGCTGCGCTACTACGAGGCGGTCGACGCGCCGGCGTTCGAGCGCGCGCTGCGGGCGATCCTCGCGGCGGCGACGGACTGTGCGGTCGACCTCTCGAGCGCGCCGCCGCGCCCGGGCAGCGTGGTGGTGCGACGCGACGCGGTCGTGGTGCCGGCGTCGGGCTACACGCTCACCGGCACGCGCCTCGAGCTGCTCGGCACCCACTGCGACGCGATCCGCAGCGGCGCGGTGTCGACGATCTCGGTCACCGACAGCTGCGGCGGCTGA